The following proteins are encoded in a genomic region of Takifugu rubripes chromosome 9, fTakRub1.2, whole genome shotgun sequence:
- the vwf gene encoding von Willebrand factor isoform X1: protein MEVCMKKWLQEFLLLLHLTALVADASGRCSLFGRHHIHTFDGVLYEFPGDCSYLLAGDCKHRTFTLLGDFVDGKRTGVTLFLGDAFELHLSVDGQLSQGDKRLSLPHASHGVFVGTELGFYKLSSEEFGFTVTIDNAANIALTLTKHHANHTCGLCGNFNTDSADEYTAQEGFPTEDSYDFANSWAVKGADQICQRVSNHGLSCNGSKDSSLILSGCRKLQTSSVFLRCAHLVSPEAFVLLCEQEVCYCDQTDGEDCYCPFLLEFARTCHAHGVPLHGWQEESQCFPKCPTGMQYSECAKSCSTTCHSLNIQEVCKEDCMDGCRCPVGKVLDGTRCVEVSQCSCVHMGRHFPPGSSISQDCNTCVCRHGSWECTNEGCPGECLVVGQSHFKTFDNKFFTFTGRCQYLLSRDCVDNSFSVIIENVQCADDEVAVCTRSVTLSLPSLEDMTVKLKHGGLVSVNSMDIQTPMHHGHLHIQRSVQSVHVKFGDDLRLDWDGRGRVLFKLGPQWAGKTCGLCGNYNGNQGDDFLSGSGLVEAGPQAFGQSWRINGDCDSGHKYENDPCAVNPKRVRFAEEACSVILSDEFSACHFLLNPGPFQRICRYDVCACVDSEECLCTALSAYAAACAARGVLLSWRSHSLCEMKCTGGQVYEACGSVCQRTCRSLSGLEPGCKGEKACEEGCFCPAGKYLSDSGECVTADLCTCLHDGQLYQPNDIYADHNSICQCEKGAMHCSSPETSASLSDLFYDDDFTPSRVRRSAQCAPPLIRSNCDVGENGLECARTCQNLDLPCVSLSCIPGCLCPPGTVRNRKDCIAPEQCPCYHNNRPYTSGQSIAVDCNTCVCENRKWRCTEKVCDGVCRTVGESHYISFDGLKYSFPGLCQYVLVQDMCNGEEGSFRVLVENEACGLIGRRCAKSVRIYYHGGLIVMEKGEVKMKKPVLQSSQVEIIRSGQFYTLLLGKQISLSWDRGTRLLVHISAQYRDRVCGLCGNFDGNVNNDLMSSNNQLEVDSSHFGNSWKVSPSCADVTQIPPPCSHNIVKLVTVEQSCRVITGPLFKECNSQVDAEPYVDMCVEAACSCTSVGDCACFCDVIAAYAQACSEKGVSISWRSNELCPVSCEEMNPRNAVSGEELCQWRYNTCGPACPVTCQHPDPLHCSLSCVEGCHAYCPPGQLLDEVAMRCVNPSECQVCIHEGQRISHGNKVILNHDDPEHCKICHCDKNTLSCEDCTSLAMVTTPTPNPAYITFTTAPFTTLMPEGMCDRAMDLAFLLDGSMALSEDEFRATKDFILAVIEPFRMGSAHTRATVLLYHSGVKTYDLQVQKWLFKKNVHELHYTGGDAAFLNEAIKYLVINIYDKNKRPNAGRVAIILTASTNPRSDRGLTKLLRKKEITTLTVALGPGVNMQQINDITKVSPDNRAYVLSSTGELNDHLLELTDYLCTLGMEPEVPKPATTTLAPGLKPKPTSPAGLSPKTKASSFPTKDVTFILEGSDSVGEADFNKTLVFLENVISQLTEKEEVIRITVIQYSVTVTMEISQWELRQHRDLLLRRLREIRWRGGSKTNTGAAVTNVEKLTTDQPLGKPKPSQLVFLITKNPPTDIVTRTVDIYPIGVGRGVQEVDLFPFSTPRKPMIVSGYDELMALVRIVVNITSSTVTPRSPTLPPLKVPKLSKLPPSVPCKKPLDVLFLLKAGEQLEDMKTFVKDFINSADIGTNGTQVSVVQYGAANTEEVMWRTEQRKANLLHLVEDIPRRTAAAPALGSALHFAVQMATSSVSGGRAGVAKAVVMLVTDTSTDDVKEAANEALAAGVSVFPIGVGPNYDRNQLSLLGRHHNQDNMLHLNSMDQLLMLLTLDHSYIERICRAGTGVCVDDNGKERKPGESWMLEDGCHSVLCQPSGEMTMKNLKVSCDSLEPPACSNNMPPVRVQETCGCRWECPCMCMGSSTNHVVRFDGLALRLNREGSCTYTLLTVSKGASKGSEVKLHTGPCQRSNNYNQVCMKAIEVNHGPHKLMLKDDMTVTIDGEEIALPRQYAGLELVSYGGVMLQLKSDPDYHLSFTPHTNEFTITVPSSATMGHTAGLCGACGEDKLNVLSLRNGSTTTDQPGFVSDWADNKDGATCKSIKSAVCVAGAAMGCQALRSEVFEPCHAHIPVQVFLSKCEEQACKQSDVCELISAYARLCRERGVCIDWRGPHLCPLQCPGSMEYDACRTGCIEDCSTLQMLPSDWWVARGNQSACMDTPTEGCFCPGGTLLHHGQCVSPEACRQCVEQQGRTYGYMQSWVPEENPCLICMCLDHQHINCTARPCNDIKAPVCGPCEVLRKKSDSKCCPEYECACDLVNCDPPEVPFCEDGQTVVLKNPGECQPIHECVCKKEECSRQAPPDCPAHRRLSIKKTKCCDVLECVCNCQNFTQSCAAGFITTSSTNDCGCTETSCLPDKVCVVGGVVHPLGTTWEEGCEKCSCTQLKDKTGSLYLAQCSPPVCDRTCPQGSTYTQSNSECCGKCTPTSCVESKGEMRGDSLIGAKLRRIGEVWQSPHDKCVLQQCVKVNDEAIISATNVSCRPVETPSCPLGTELRCNTEDCCPWCHCAPLDACVLNHTLIGAGERLMIDVCTHCECAVEDGAMKKYKLSCRRITCPKCPMGYILKKEEDVCCGHCVPTACFMKRPDGKQISVPVNTTQEDGCYTYTCSLNSNGELVLLTKVTTCPPFNRQTCLDQGGKVNKIGTTCCETCTEPECKTTVGTLNYIKVDDCQSEQQIELHYCEGKCPSKSIYSLEKAAVEQQCVCCSAVKTEPLSVPILCTNGTRGHHTVLSVTACDCLSRQCT, encoded by the exons GTGATTTTGTTGATGGCAAAAGAACTGGAGTCACTTTGTTTCTGGGGGACGCATTTGAACTCCACCTGTCTGTAGACGGCCAGCTCTCACAAGGAGATAAGAG ATTATCTCTGCCACATGCATCTCATGGCGTGTTTGTGGGCACGGAGCTTGGATTTTACAAACTCTCGAGTGAGGAGTTTGGCTTTACTGTTACCATTGATAACGCCGCTAACATCGCCCTGACTCTGACCAAACACCACGCCAATCACACCTGCGGCCTCTGTGGCAACTTCAACACCGACTCAGCTGACGAGTATACTGCTCAGGAAG GATTCCCAACTGAAGACAGCTATGACTTTGCAAACTCATGGGCTGTGAAAGGGGCTGATCAGATTTGCCAGCGTGTGTCAAATCACGGTTTATCCTGCAATGGCTCAAAAGACTCCTCACTG ATCCTGTCCGGGTGTAGAAAGCTGCAGACGTCCAGCGTTTTTCTCCGCTGCGCTCATCTGGTCTCTCCTGAGGcgtttgtgttgctgtgtgagCAAGAGGTGTGTTACTGTGACCAGACAGACGGTGAAGACTGTTACTGTCCATTCCTGCTGGAGTTCGCTCGTACTTGTCATGCACATGGGGTGCCTCTTCATGGCTGGCAAGAGGAAAGCCAGTGCT TCCCCAAATGTCCAACTGGGATGCAGTACAGTGAATGCGCCAAGTCCTGCTCCACAACCTGTCACAGTCTCAATATTCAGGAGGTCTGTAAGGAAGACTGCATGGATGGCTGCAGATGCCCCG TGGGTAAAGTTTTGGACGGTACCCGCTGTGTGGAGGTATCCCAGTGTTCCTGCGTGCACATGGGTCGACATTTCCCGCCTGGATCCTCCATCTCTCAGGACTGCAACACCTG CGTGTGTCGCCATGGTTCCTGGGAATGCACCAATGAAGGATGccctg GCGAGTGTTTGGTGGTCGGTCAGTCTCACTTCAAGACGTTTGACAACAAGTTTTTCACCTTCACCGGCCGCTGCCAGTACTTGCTGTCAAGAGACTGTGTGGATAACAGCTTTTCTGTCATTATCGAGAATGTGCAG TGTGCTGATGATGAGGTTGCCGTATGCACGCGCTCAGTAACACTCAGTCTGCCCTCCCTGGAGGACATGACAGTGAAGCTTAAGCACGGAGGACTCGTCTCTGTCAATAGCATGGACATCCAGACGCCAATGCACCATG GTCACCTGCATATCCAGAGGTCTGTTCAGTCTGTTCATGTAAAGTTTGGAGATGACCTCCGCCTAGACTGGGATGGACGTGGTCGCGTATTGTTTAAG CTGGGACCACAATGGGCAGGAAAGACCTGTGGTCTCTGTGGAAACTACAATGGTAACCAAGGTGATGACTTCTTGTCTGGCTCTGGCCTGGTTGAGGCTGGTCCTCAGGCTTTTGGCCAGTCTTGGAGGATCAATGGTGACTGTGACTCTGGCCACAAATATGAGAATGACCCATGTGCTGTCAACCCTAAAAGAG TGCGCTTTGCGGAGGAAGCGTGTTCAGTGATCCTGTCGGACGAGTTCAGCGCGTGCCATTTTTTGTTAAACCCCGGGCCGTTCCAGCGGATCTGTCGCTATgatgtgtgtgcctgtgtggacAGCGAGGAGTGCCTCTGCACTGCTCTGTCTGCATATGCAGCAGCCTGTGCTGCCAGAGGAGTGCTACTCAGCTGGAGGTCCCACTCGCTCTGCG AGATGAAGTGCACTGGGGGTCAGGTGTACGAAGCCTGTGGGAGTGTGTGCCAAAGAACGTGTCGTTCTTTGTCTGGGTTGGAACCGGGCTGTAAGGGCGAGAAGGCATGCGAGGAGGGCTGCTTCTGTCCTGCAGGGAAATACCTCAGCGATTCAGGAGAATGCGTGACGGCCGACCTGTGTACCTGTCTGCACGACGGACAGCTCTACCAGCCTAACGACATTTACGCGGATCACAACAGCATCTG CCAATGTGAGAAGGGGGCGATGCACTGCAGCTCCCCTGAAACGAGCGCTTCACTGTCTGACCTCTTCTACGACGACGACTTCACACCATCCAGAG TGCGGAGGTCAGCTCAGTGTGCACCTCCGCTCATCCGTTCAAACTGCGATGTTGGAGAAAATGGTCTTGAATGTGCCAGAACGTGTCAGAATCTGGATCTACCCTGCGTCAGTCTTTCCTGCATCCCTGGCTGCCTATGCCCTCCTGGCACA GTCCGTAATCGCAAAGACTGCATCGCACCTGAACAGTGTCCATGTTACCATAACAACAGGCCATACACGTCAGGGCAGTCTATAGCAGTAGACTGCAACACTTG tgtgtgtgaaaacaggaagtggcgctgCACAGAAAAagtgtgtgatggtgtgtgCCGAACTGTGGGTGAGAGCCACTACATCAGCTTTGATGGCCTCAAATATTCCTTCCCTGGCCTCTGCCAGTATGTTCTGGTCCAG GATATGTGTAATGGCGAGGAGGGTTCATTCAGGGTGCTGGTGGAGAATGAAGCCTGTGGCCTCATAGGACGTCGTTGTGCAAAATCTGTCAGAATCTACTACCATGGAGGCTTGATTGTAATGGAAAAAGGAGAG GTGAAGATGAAGAAGCCGGTGTTGCAGAGCTCACAGGTGGAGATCATCCGATCTGGACAGTTTTACACTCTGCTGCTGGGGAAACAAATCTCCCTCAGCTGGGACAGGGGAACTCGACTCCTGGTTCACATCTCCGCCCAGTACAGG GACCGGGTGTGTGGCCTGTGTGGTAACTTTGATGGGAATGTCAACAATGATTTGATGAGCAGCAACAACCAGCTGGAGGTGGACTCCTCCCACTTTGGAAACTCCTGGAAAGTTAGTCCCAGCTGTGCTGATGTCACACAG ATACCTCCACCTTGCAGCCACAACATTGTCAAGTTGGTAACAGTAGAACAGTCTTGCCGCGTCATCACTGGTCCTCTTTTTAAAGAATGTAACAGCCAG GTGGATGCAGAGCCTTATGTAGATATGTGTGTGGAGGCAGCCTGCTCTTGTACATCGGTGGGTGATTGCGCATGTTTCTGTGATGTCATTGCTGCATATGCTCAGGCCTGCTCAGAGAAAGGTGTATCCATCAGCTGGAGATCCAATGAGCTCTGCC CTGTGAGCTGTGAAGAGATGAATCCAAGGAATGCAGTCTCAGGGGAGGAGTTATGCCAGTGGAGGTATAATACCTGTGGCCCTGCCTGTCCAGTCACCTGCCAGCACCCAGATCCCCTCCACTGTTCACTGTCATGTGTGGAAGGTTGCCATGCCTACTGTCCTCCAG GCCAACTACTGGATGAGGTAGCCATGCGTTGTGTAAATCCGTCAGAGTGTCAGGTGTGTATTCACGAAGGTCAGAGAATCTCACATGGCAACAAGGTCATCCTAAACCACGATGATCCCGAACACTGTAAAATATG CCACTGTGACAAGAACACCCTGAGCTGTGAGGATTGTACCTCCCTGGCCATGGTCACTACTCCCACACCAAATCCTGCCTATATCACCTTCACGACCGCACCCTTCACCACACTGATGCCTGAGGGCATGTGTGACCGAGCTATGGATCTTGCATTCCTGCTGGATGGCTCGATGGCCCTGAGCGAAGATGAATTTCGAGCAACAAAAGATTTCATCCTGGCGGTGATTGAACCATTTCGCATGGGTTCAGCTCACACTCGAGCGACAGTGTtgctctaccactctggagttaaAACATATGAcctgcag GTTCAGAAGTGGCTGTTTAAAAAGAATGTTCATGAACTGCATTACACTGGAGGAGACGCAGCCTTCTTGAACGAGGCCATCAAGTATCTGGTTATCAACATCTATGACAAAAATAAACGACCCAACGCCGGCCGCGTTGCTATCATCTTGACTGCGAGCACCAACCCTCGGTCAGATCGGGGGCTCACAAAGCTGCTGCGGAAGAAAGAGATCACCACGCTAACGGTGGCGCTGGGTCCTGGGGTGAACATGCAGCAGATTAATGACATCACCAAAGTCAGCCCAGACAACAGGGCCTATGTGCTTAGCAGCACAGGGGAGCTCAATGATCATCTGTTAGAGCTAACAGATTACCTCTGCACCTTGGGAATGGAACCAGAAGTACCAAAACCTGCCACCACGACCTTGGCTCCTGGTCTGAAGCCCAAGCCCACCTCACCTGCTGGCCTGTCTCCAAAGACCAAAGCCTCCAGCTTTCCTACCAAAGATGTGACTTTCATCTTAGAGGGCTCCGACTCTGTCGGGGAGGCCGACTTTAACAAGACGCTTGTCTTCTTGGAAAATGTCATCTCACAgctgacagagaaggaggaggtgattCGTATCACTGTAATCCAGTACTCTGTCACAGTCACCATGGAGATTAGTCAGTGGGAGCTGAGGCAGCACAGAGACCTGTTGCTGCGACGTCTGAGGGAGATTCGGTGGAGGGGTggcagtaaaacaaacacaggagcagCTGTCACAAATGTCGAGAAACTGACTACAGACCAGCCTTTAGGTAAACCCAAACCTTCTCAGCTGGTCTTCCTCATCACAAAAAACCCTCCTACTGACATAGTGACGCGTACAGTGGACATTTATCCCATTGGCGTCGGGCGAGGGGTGCAGGAGGTTGACTTGTTTCCATTCAGTACCCCCCGCAAACCAATGATAGTGAGCGGCTATGATGAACTGATGGCTCTAGTCCGCATAGTGGTGAACATCACGAGCTCTACAGTAACACCCCGCTCACCCACGCTGCCACCCCTGAAGGTCCCAAAACTGTCCAAGCTGCCACCCTCAG TGCCGTGTAAGAAACCATTGGACGTGCTGTTCCTGCTAAAGGCTGGAGAGCAGCTTGAGGATATGAAAACGTTTGTCAAAGACTTCATCAACAGTGCTGACATAG GGACTAATGGCACTCAGGTGAGTGTTGTTCAATATGgtgctgcaaacacagaagAGGTCATGTGGAGGACGGAACAGCGAAAAGCTAACCTCCTCCACTTGGTGGAGGACATTCCGAGAAGGACTGCCGCTGCCCCTGCGCTAG GTTCCGCCCTGCATTTCGCCGTGCAGATGGCTACTTCATCAGTCAGCGGAGGAAGAGCCGGCGTGGCCAAGgctgtggtgatgctggtgaCTGATACATCTACTGATGATGTTAAAGAGGCAGCAAATGAAGCGCTGGCAGCAG GTGTGTCAGTTTTCCCCATTGGAGTGGGACCGAACTACGACAGGAACCAGCTTAGTCTTCTTGGCCGCCATCACAATCAAGACAACATGCTTCACCTGAACAGTATGGATCAACTTCTAATGTTGCTGACTCTGGACCACAGTTATATAGAAAGAATATGCAGAG CTGGGACAGGGGTGTGTGTTGATGATAacgggaaggagaggaag CCTGGGGAGTCGTGGATGCTGGAGGATGGCTGCCACTCTGTTCTGTGCCAACCTAGTGGAGAAATGACCATGAAGAACCTCAAAGTCAGCTGTGACAGCCTGGAGCCACCAGCCTGTAGCAACAATATGCCACCTGTCAGAGTTCAGGAGACCTGTGGATGCCGCTGGGAATGTCCAT GCATGTGTATGGGCAGCTCCACCAATCATGTGGTGAGGTTTGATGGCTTGGCACTCCGGCTGAATAGGGAGGGTTCATGTACGTACACACTGCTGACTGTCAGCAAAGGTGCCAGtaaggggtcagaggtcaaacttCACACTGGACCTTGCCAACGTTCAAATAATTACAACCAGGTTTGCATGAAAGCCATAGAGGTGAACCACGGGCCGCATAAGCTGATGCTAAAGGACGATATGACG GTAACAATCGATGGAGAAGAAATTGCGCTGCCTCGGCAGTACGCAGGTCTAGAGCTGGTAAGTTATGGAGGCGTGATGCTCCAGCTTAAATCGGATCCTGACTACCACCTGAGTTTCACGCCGCACACCAATGAGTTCACCATCACAGTGCCCAGCTCTGCCACCATGGGACACACTGCTGGGCTTTGCG GTGCCTGCGGAGAAGATAAACTCAATGTCCTTTCTTTACGTAACGGCAGCACAACCACAGACCAGCCTGGGTTTGTCTCAGACTGGGCTGACAATAAAGATGGTGCAACGTGTAAATCAATAAAGAGTGCTGTCTGTGTGGCTGGGGCAGCAATGGGATGCCAGGCCCTGCGTTCTGAGGTGTTCGAACCCTGCCACGCGCACATTCCTGTCCAGGTGTTCCTTTCCAAGTGTGAGGAACAGGCGTGCAAGCAGTCAGACGTGTGCGAGCTTATTTCAGCCTATGCCCGCCTCTGTAGGGAGAGGGGTGTGTGCATTGACTGGAGGGGCCCCCACCTCTGCC CGTTACAGTGTCCCGGCTCCATGGAGTATGATGCATGTCGCACAGGGTGCATAGAGGACTGCAGTACCCTACAGATGTTGCCAAGCGACTGGTGGGTTGCCAGGGGTAACCAGTCAGCATGTATGGACACACCCACAGAGGGTTGTTTCTGTCCAGGAGGTACTCTTTTACATCATGGCCAATGTGTGTCACCTGAGGCATGCAGGCAGTGTGTGGAACAACAGGGACGCACATACGGG TACATGCAAAGCTGGGTGCCAGAGGAGAACCCATGTTTGATTTGTATGTGCTTAGACCATCAACACATTAATTGCACTGCCAGACCCTGCAATGACATTAAAG CTCCTGTGTGTGGACCTTGTGAAGTCCTGAGGAAGAAGAGTGATTCAAAGTGCTGTCCAGAGTATGAGTGTG CATGTGATCTGGTGAATTGTGACCCTCCTGAAGTACCCTTTTGTGAAGATGGTCAGACTGTTGTTCTGAAAAATCCGGGAGAGTGCCAGCCTATTCACGAGTGCG TCTGCAAAAAAGAAGAGTGCTCCCGTCAGGCTCCCCCTGATTGCCCTGCACATCGCCGGCTgtcaataaaaaagacaaagtgcTGCGATGTGCTTGAATGTGTGTGCAACTGCCAGAACTTCACCCAATCCTGCGCTGCTGGTTTCATCACAACCTCCAGTACCAATGACTGTGGCTGCACAGAAACATCCTGCCTGCCAGACAAA GTttgtgtggtggggggtgtgGTTCACCCATTAGGAACCACATGGGAAGAGGGGTGTGAGAAATGCAGCTGCACCCAGCTGAAGGACAAAACCGGGTCCCTCTACTTGGCTCAGTGTTCACCACCCGTGTGTGATCGAACATgccctcag GGCTCTACATACACTCAGTCCAATAGCGAGTGCTGTGGGAAGTGCACACCAACCAGCTGCGTGGAGTCAAAGGGGGAGATGCGAGGGGACTCTCTGATTGGGGCAAAATTGAGACGT atTGGAGAGGTGTGGCAGTCTCCACACGATAAGTGTGTGTTACAGCAGTGTGTGAAAGTAAATGATGAGGCGATCATCTCTGCAACAAATGTCAGCTGCCGCCCTGTGGAGACCCCGTCGTGCCCACTGGGAACAGAGCTGCGCTGTAACACCGAGGACTGCTGCCCGTGGTGTCACTGCG ctcctctggatgCCTGCGTACTCAACCACACTCTGATAGGA gcTGGGGAGAGGTTGATGATCGATGTTTGCACACACTGTGAGTGTGCCGTGGAAGACGGTGCGATGAAAAAATATAAACTGTCGTGCAGGAGAATCACATGCCCCAAGTGCCCAATG GGATACATCCTTAAAAAGGAGGAAGATGTTTGCTGTGGTCACTGTGTTCCCACGGCCTGTTTCATGAAAAGACCTGATGGGAAGCAAATCAGTGTACCG gtgaacACCACTCAGGAAGATGGGTGTTACACTTACACCTGCAGCTTGAACAGTAATGGAGAGCTTGTGCTGCTGACCAAAGTTACCACCTGTCCTCCTTTTAACCGCCAAACTTGCCTGGACCAGGGG GGCAAAGTAAATAAGATTGGAACCACCTGCTGCGAGACAT GTACGGAGCCAGAGTGTAAGACGACGGTGGGGACGCTCAACTACATCAAAGTGGATGACTGCCAGTCAGAACAACAGATAGAGCTGCACTACTGTGAG ggCAAATGTCCCAGTAAGTCCATCTACTCCCTGGAGAAGGCTGCTGTggagcaacagtgtgtgtgttgttctgcagTGAAGACAGAACCTCTCAGCGTTCCCATCCTGTGCACTAACGGCACCCGCGGCCATCACACAGTCCTGTCTGTCACTGCCTGTGACTGTCTCTCTAGACAGTGCACttaa